In the genome of Phlebotomus papatasi isolate M1 chromosome 2, Ppap_2.1, whole genome shotgun sequence, one region contains:
- the LOC129803746 gene encoding neuralized-like protein 4 isoform X2: protein MGVAATGLPRTLYALVNLYGKCVEVVINSPTTATCECQPLTDNTLVTQNIDIPMSVDVCVSPPPGSTACAEAVDMNDRLRFHTRCGSLVKLSSNSRTAERRRPLDEFNNGVVMTHRPLRDNELFEIRIDKLVDKWSGSIEVGVTTHNPGALHFPATMTNMRSGTIMMSGCGILTNGKGTRREYGEFNLDELREGDRVGMMRKSNGNLHYFINGRDQGCAATKVAQILWGVIDLYGMTIKVTIVDRDEREQQNLVTRRNNLASQNTNAGSTGNAAVEAVSNVTDNPSVALDLEALPTDRLTFHPICGSHATVTHSGRTALRPNASDDFNNGVVLTRRPLRPNELFQVRLERVVSKWAGSIEMGVTTHSPTELEFPFTMTNVRSGTWMMTGNGVMQNGTTVIEQYGQNLDRLQVGDRVGVVRKDDGVLHFYVNSMDQGPAATGVPEKVYGVIDLYGQAAQASIVDTSEVGSPDTGNSTISNTTLYSSEPRLRFHQVHGRNARISNGGFTASRPKALAEFNGSIVFSNRPLRQREVFEVVLENMIDHWTGSIEIGVTGARPDEVSLPSTATDLSHDTLMLSGSSLIYNGVTVRNGLIPFDLDTLATGARIGVMRNGDFIHFMIDGVDQGPAYELRTSNLYAVIDLYGQCAQVSISTPQLDIRAPYATSENSQSLQATSVIQPALEAKHRWSCISGNISLSQNWTMANRCVNAAAALSHGLAFSEHPLAVGEQFEIKITEINQMYAGSLKFGVTDLNLTDEHVRKNIPSTIKRIPANVWYVSCNEVRHNGGLINRSLASLEWLRVGDRLTLELTPARTLHVLLNSEDMNITFHGVSTDVYAVVELIGSTMAVQVISRSQGASSPLRPCSLRLQDSLEFGVDPLNKQDSMLESLDSDMLAFEFAELHGKNVQLSEDRKSAWRTQGYNNGVVFVNKPLCKGQSVSIRVEEISPNWKGTILVGVVGVCPTSSHLQIPQSAINMKRPCWIFAEDYVNINENKMQSSYAAVLENIQRGSVITLLNHAGSLILMVNSTTLEELATGLPHHVYPVFDIYGKCEKISLVNAEIMRNGSPFNEEASLQNTLEATGPESESNVPQCEKADLEVHEKETETSLPPINAPGSSSMTRSVMESVSENLLMNISIKNRSMEARNDLTNSCCLRESLQLQHSTNLNIQRSQSTQRFHNQEDTTRAYFEPPEAAAPEVNNDSNYLEVEVEENRTEVQADSPGSSAGAVGGQRSANNFIIDLDTLLTDNRDCEYRKMVSEFKKTLVLPDAFFSYDYPTCYCADCAITPLAFVVRGWVRFKLNQETCNSGGLSTECTDWTTAFYLSRVDRIRPILDRGHLLPLDSNEPSVAQSQKDDSGPGKHIILSATPNVVPIFAKHTFTLGNTRVATSFEVRVRTQSLCGYKEEDEEEDNSPEDEEKLPTDRQVVQLWTTKEAGACIITALLLKIDSTGPTGC from the exons ATG GGTGTCGCCGCAACTGGACTTCCCCGGACTCTCTACGCCCTCGTTAATCTCTACGGAAAGTGTGTGGAG GTGGTGATTAATTCACCGACCACAGCAACTTGTGAGTGCCAGCCATTGACTGATAATACCCTTGTTACTCAAAACATTGATATCCCGATGTCTGTTGACGTGTGTGTGAGTCCTCCGCCGGGATCGACGGCATGTGCAGAGGCTGTTGACATGAATGATCGTCTACGCTTTCACACGCGCTGTGGAAGCCTTGTAAAACTCAGTTCAAACTCTCGGACAGCCGAACGTCGCCGTCCACTGGATGAGTTCAACAATGGTGTCGTGATGACGCATAGGCCATTGAGGGATAATGAACTGTTTGAGATTCGTATCGATAAACTCGTGGATAAGTGGTCAGGGTCAATTGAAGTCGGTGTAACAACTCACAATCCCGGCGCCCTGCACTTTCCGGCTACAATGACAAACATGCGTTCGGGTACGATTATGATGTCTGGTTGTGGGATCCTCACGAATGGGAAGGGTACCCGCCGGGAATATGGAGAGTTCAATTTGGATGAGCTGCGAGAGGGAGATCGTGTTGGCATGATGCGTAAGTCCAATGGAAATTTGCACTATTTCATCAATGGACGGGATCAGGGATGTGCTGCCACGAAGGTGGCTCAGATTCTCTGGGGTGTCATCGATCTCTACGGGATGACCATCAAAGTTACCATTGTGGATAGGGATGAGCGTGAGCAGCAGAATCTCGTCACCAGGCGCAATAATCTGGCATCACAGAATACAAATGCCGGAAGTACTGGAAATGCAGCTGTTGAGGCTGTTTCTAATGTCACAGATAACCCATCGGTAGCCCTTGATCTTGAAGCTCTCCCAACGGACAGGCTCACCTTTCACCCAATCTGCGGATCACACGCTACAGTGACGCATAGTGGACGTACAGCATTGAGACCCAACGCTTCCGATGACTTTAACAATGGCGTCGTCCTGACCAGAAGGCCTTTGAGACCCAATGAGTTGTTCCAA GTTCGTCTGGAAAGGGTTGTTAGTAAATGGGCTGGTTCAATTGAGATGGGAGTTACTACTCACAGTCCCACTGAACTGGAATTTCCCTTTACGATGACAAATGTGCGCTCGGGGACGTGGATGATGACAGGGAATGGTGTGATGCAGAATGGAACTACTGTTATTGAGCAATATGGCCAGAATCTGGACAGACTTCAGGTAGGTGATCGTGTGGGTGTTGTCCGAAAGGACGATGGAGTGTTGCACTTCTATGTGAACAGCATGGATCAGGGACCAGCAGCCACGGGAGTCCCAGAGAAAGTTTACGGGGTGATTGATTTGTATGGTCAAGCAGCTCAAGCGAGTATTGTGGATACATCGGAAGTGGGAAGTCCGGACACGGGCAACTCAACAATTTCCAATACAACACTGTATAGTAGTGAACCAAGATTGAGATTCCATCAGGTGCATGGGAGGAATGCTAGAATATCAAATGGTGGCTTCACGGCGAGTCGTCCGAAAGCTCTGGCTGAATTCAATGGATCAATTGTGTTTAGCAATCGACCATTGAGGCAGCGGGAGGTGTTTGAAGTGGTGCTGGAGAATATGATTGATCACTGGACAGGGAGCATTGAGATTGGGGTGACGGGTGCCAGGCCGGATGAGGTGAGCTTACCCAGTACGGCAACAGACCTCAGTCACGATACTTTAATGTTGTCTGGGAGTTCCCTAATCTACAATGGTGTGACTGTCCGTAATGGATTGATCCCCTTTGATTTGGATACATTGGCTACTGGTGCCAGGATTGGGGTGATGAGAAATGGggattttatccattttatgaTAGATGGAGTTGATCAGGGTCCAGCTTATGAGCTGCGAACGTCAAATTTGTACGCCGTTATTGATCTCTATGGGCAATGTGCTCAGGTGAGCATCTCTACGCCACAACTCGATATCCGAGCACCATATGCCACTAGTGAAAATTCCCAGAGCCTCCAGGCTACGTCGGTGATTCAGCCGGCGTTGGAGGCCAAACATCGGTGGTCATGCATCTCGGGAAATATCTCCCTGTCTCAAAACTGGACAATGGCCAATCGCTGTGTTAATGCTGCTGCTGCTCTCTCACATGGATTGGCCTTTTCGGAGCATCCTCTAGCTGTTGGGGAGCAATTTGAGATTAAGATCACGGAGATCAATCAAATGTATGCTGGAAGCTTGAAGTTCGGCGTAACGGATCTCAATTTGACGGATGAACATGTTCGAAAGAATATACCAAGTACGATCAAGAGGATTCCAGCTAATGTCTGGTATGTCTCGTGCAATGAAGTAAGGCACAATGGTGGCTTGATCAATAGATCATTGGCCTCTCTGGAATGGCTTCGAGTGGGAGATCGTCTAACGCTGGAATTGACTCCGGCGAGGACTCTGCATGTTCTCCTGAATTCCGAAGACATGAACATAACTTTCCATGGAGTTTCAACGGATGTTTACGCAGTGGTAGAGCTGATTGGCTCAACAATGGCTGTACAG GTGATTTCTCGGTCCCAAGGTGCTTCTTCCCCACTTCGACCTTGTAGCTTGCGTCTCCAGGATTCCCTGGAATTTGGCGTGGATCCATTAAACAAGCAAGATTCAATGTTGGAGTCTCTAGACTCGGATATGCTGGCATTTGAATTTGCTGAGTTGCATGGGAAGAATGTGCAGCTATCGGAAGACAGGAAGAGTGCCTGGAGGACTCAGGGGTACAACAATGGGGTGGTTTTTGTCAATAAACCACTGTGCAAGGGTCAAAGTGTCAGTATACGCGTGGAAGAGATTTCGCCAAACTGGAAAGGGACAATTTTGGTTGGTGTTGTGGGAGTTTGTCCGACATCAAGTCATCTGCAGATTCCTCAAAGTGCCATCAATATGAAGCGACCCTGTTGGATATTTGCTGAAGACTACGTCAATATCAATGAGAATAAGATGCAATCGTCCTATGCAGCTGTTCTGGAAAATATCCAGAGAGGAAGTGTCATTACACTTCTCAATCATGCTGGAAGTCTCATCCTCATGGTAAATTCAACTACGTTGGAAGAATTGGCAACAGGATTGCCTCATCATGTTTATCCGGTATTTGATATTTATGGGAAGTGTGAGAAAATTTCCTTGGTAAATGCTGAAATTATGCGCAATGGAAGTCCTTTCAACGAGGAGGCTTCCCTACAGAATACCCTTGAAGCTACAGGGCCAGAATCTGAATCCAATGTGCCACAGTGTGAAAAGGCAGATCTGGAGGTGCATGAGAAGGAAACAGAGACTTCGCTGCCGCCAATAAATGCTCCTGGAAGTTCTTCAATGACCAGATCTGTGATGGAAAGTGTATCTGAGAATCTCCTGATGAACATCTCCATCAAGAATCGCTCAATGGAAGCCAGGAATGACTTGACAAATTCCTGCTGTCTCCGAGAATCTCTGCAGCTGCAGCATTCGACAAATCTCAATATTCAACGCAGTCAGAGTACTCAGAGATTTCACAATCAAGAAGATACAACCAGAGCCTATTTTGAGCCACCAGAGGCAGCAGCACCTGAAGTTAACAACGATTCTAACTATTTGGAGGTGGAAGTAGAGGAAAATCGAACGGAAGTTCAGGCAGATTCACCGGGAAGTTCAGCTGGAGCAGTTGGCGGTCAAAGATCAGCTAATAATTTCATCATTGATCTGGATACACTGCTCACGGACAATCGAGATTGTGAATATAGGAAGATGGTTAGTGAGTTCAAGAAGACTCTGGTACTTCCAGATGCCTTCTTCAGCTACGACTATCCCACGTGCTATTGCGCTGACTGCGCCATAACACCGCTGGCTTTCGTGGTGAGGGGATGGGTGAGATTCAAGTTGAATCAGGAGACGTGCAATTCAGGAGGATTGAGCACTGAATGCACAGACTGGACAACGGCCTTTTACCTCAGTCGTGTGGACAGAATTCGGCCAATTCTTGATCGAGGGCATTTACTTCCACTGG ATTCCAATGAACCGAGTGTGGCTCAGTCACAGAAAGATGATTCTGGTCCTGGGAAGCATATAATACTCAGTGCTACACCAAATGTTGTTCCGATATTTGCTAAACACAC gttCACTTTGGGAAATACTCGTGTGGCGACTTCTTTTGAGGTCCGGGTGCGCACTCAGAGTCTCTGTGGGTATAAGGAGGAGGATGAGGAGGAAGATAACAGTCCGGAAGATGAGGAGAAACTTCCAACTGATCGTCAAGTGGTGCAACTGTGGACAACCAAAGAAGCAGGAGCATGCATCATAACTGCACTTTTGCTGAAAATTGACTCAACTGGGCCGACTGGATgctaa
- the LOC129803746 gene encoding neuralized-like protein 4 isoform X1, producing the protein MFFHPKCGQKVILSENNTRATRRKSEFDHGLCLSANPLQDDKLFEIRIVEKIHVWSGSLEIGVTSVPPEHFDQLPACTTKLRLGTWLMSGCSVLKDTVTIVEFYGIDLESLNEDDRVGVVKSSDGELIFYVNGISQGVAATGLPRTLYALVNLYGKCVEVVINSPTTATCECQPLTDNTLVTQNIDIPMSVDVCVSPPPGSTACAEAVDMNDRLRFHTRCGSLVKLSSNSRTAERRRPLDEFNNGVVMTHRPLRDNELFEIRIDKLVDKWSGSIEVGVTTHNPGALHFPATMTNMRSGTIMMSGCGILTNGKGTRREYGEFNLDELREGDRVGMMRKSNGNLHYFINGRDQGCAATKVAQILWGVIDLYGMTIKVTIVDRDEREQQNLVTRRNNLASQNTNAGSTGNAAVEAVSNVTDNPSVALDLEALPTDRLTFHPICGSHATVTHSGRTALRPNASDDFNNGVVLTRRPLRPNELFQVRLERVVSKWAGSIEMGVTTHSPTELEFPFTMTNVRSGTWMMTGNGVMQNGTTVIEQYGQNLDRLQVGDRVGVVRKDDGVLHFYVNSMDQGPAATGVPEKVYGVIDLYGQAAQASIVDTSEVGSPDTGNSTISNTTLYSSEPRLRFHQVHGRNARISNGGFTASRPKALAEFNGSIVFSNRPLRQREVFEVVLENMIDHWTGSIEIGVTGARPDEVSLPSTATDLSHDTLMLSGSSLIYNGVTVRNGLIPFDLDTLATGARIGVMRNGDFIHFMIDGVDQGPAYELRTSNLYAVIDLYGQCAQVSISTPQLDIRAPYATSENSQSLQATSVIQPALEAKHRWSCISGNISLSQNWTMANRCVNAAAALSHGLAFSEHPLAVGEQFEIKITEINQMYAGSLKFGVTDLNLTDEHVRKNIPSTIKRIPANVWYVSCNEVRHNGGLINRSLASLEWLRVGDRLTLELTPARTLHVLLNSEDMNITFHGVSTDVYAVVELIGSTMAVQVISRSQGASSPLRPCSLRLQDSLEFGVDPLNKQDSMLESLDSDMLAFEFAELHGKNVQLSEDRKSAWRTQGYNNGVVFVNKPLCKGQSVSIRVEEISPNWKGTILVGVVGVCPTSSHLQIPQSAINMKRPCWIFAEDYVNINENKMQSSYAAVLENIQRGSVITLLNHAGSLILMVNSTTLEELATGLPHHVYPVFDIYGKCEKISLVNAEIMRNGSPFNEEASLQNTLEATGPESESNVPQCEKADLEVHEKETETSLPPINAPGSSSMTRSVMESVSENLLMNISIKNRSMEARNDLTNSCCLRESLQLQHSTNLNIQRSQSTQRFHNQEDTTRAYFEPPEAAAPEVNNDSNYLEVEVEENRTEVQADSPGSSAGAVGGQRSANNFIIDLDTLLTDNRDCEYRKMVSEFKKTLVLPDAFFSYDYPTCYCADCAITPLAFVVRGWVRFKLNQETCNSGGLSTECTDWTTAFYLSRVDRIRPILDRGHLLPLDSNEPSVAQSQKDDSGPGKHIILSATPNVVPIFAKHTFTLGNTRVATSFEVRVRTQSLCGYKEEDEEEDNSPEDEEKLPTDRQVVQLWTTKEAGACIITALLLKIDSTGPTGC; encoded by the exons atgttttttcacCCCAAATGTGGCCAAAAAGTGATTTTGAGTGAGAATAATACACGCGCAACACGCCGCAAGAGTGAATTTGACCACGGACTGTGCCTGAGTGCTAATCCTCTGCAGGACGACAAACTCTTTGAGATTCGCATTGTTGAAAAG ATTCACGTTTGGAGCGGTAGTTTGGAAATTGGAGTAACTTCTGTGCCGCCAGAACATTTTGATCAGCTGCCAGCTTGCACCACAAAGCTGCGTCTTGGTACCTGGCTTATGTCAGGATGCTCTGTGCTGAAGGACACCGTGACTATCGTTGAATTCTATGGTATTGACTTGGAAAGCCTCAATGAGGATGATCGTGTTGGTGTTGTGAAGAGTTCGGATGGGGAACTAATTTTCTATGTGAATGGAATTTCACAGGGTGTCGCCGCAACTGGACTTCCCCGGACTCTCTACGCCCTCGTTAATCTCTACGGAAAGTGTGTGGAG GTGGTGATTAATTCACCGACCACAGCAACTTGTGAGTGCCAGCCATTGACTGATAATACCCTTGTTACTCAAAACATTGATATCCCGATGTCTGTTGACGTGTGTGTGAGTCCTCCGCCGGGATCGACGGCATGTGCAGAGGCTGTTGACATGAATGATCGTCTACGCTTTCACACGCGCTGTGGAAGCCTTGTAAAACTCAGTTCAAACTCTCGGACAGCCGAACGTCGCCGTCCACTGGATGAGTTCAACAATGGTGTCGTGATGACGCATAGGCCATTGAGGGATAATGAACTGTTTGAGATTCGTATCGATAAACTCGTGGATAAGTGGTCAGGGTCAATTGAAGTCGGTGTAACAACTCACAATCCCGGCGCCCTGCACTTTCCGGCTACAATGACAAACATGCGTTCGGGTACGATTATGATGTCTGGTTGTGGGATCCTCACGAATGGGAAGGGTACCCGCCGGGAATATGGAGAGTTCAATTTGGATGAGCTGCGAGAGGGAGATCGTGTTGGCATGATGCGTAAGTCCAATGGAAATTTGCACTATTTCATCAATGGACGGGATCAGGGATGTGCTGCCACGAAGGTGGCTCAGATTCTCTGGGGTGTCATCGATCTCTACGGGATGACCATCAAAGTTACCATTGTGGATAGGGATGAGCGTGAGCAGCAGAATCTCGTCACCAGGCGCAATAATCTGGCATCACAGAATACAAATGCCGGAAGTACTGGAAATGCAGCTGTTGAGGCTGTTTCTAATGTCACAGATAACCCATCGGTAGCCCTTGATCTTGAAGCTCTCCCAACGGACAGGCTCACCTTTCACCCAATCTGCGGATCACACGCTACAGTGACGCATAGTGGACGTACAGCATTGAGACCCAACGCTTCCGATGACTTTAACAATGGCGTCGTCCTGACCAGAAGGCCTTTGAGACCCAATGAGTTGTTCCAA GTTCGTCTGGAAAGGGTTGTTAGTAAATGGGCTGGTTCAATTGAGATGGGAGTTACTACTCACAGTCCCACTGAACTGGAATTTCCCTTTACGATGACAAATGTGCGCTCGGGGACGTGGATGATGACAGGGAATGGTGTGATGCAGAATGGAACTACTGTTATTGAGCAATATGGCCAGAATCTGGACAGACTTCAGGTAGGTGATCGTGTGGGTGTTGTCCGAAAGGACGATGGAGTGTTGCACTTCTATGTGAACAGCATGGATCAGGGACCAGCAGCCACGGGAGTCCCAGAGAAAGTTTACGGGGTGATTGATTTGTATGGTCAAGCAGCTCAAGCGAGTATTGTGGATACATCGGAAGTGGGAAGTCCGGACACGGGCAACTCAACAATTTCCAATACAACACTGTATAGTAGTGAACCAAGATTGAGATTCCATCAGGTGCATGGGAGGAATGCTAGAATATCAAATGGTGGCTTCACGGCGAGTCGTCCGAAAGCTCTGGCTGAATTCAATGGATCAATTGTGTTTAGCAATCGACCATTGAGGCAGCGGGAGGTGTTTGAAGTGGTGCTGGAGAATATGATTGATCACTGGACAGGGAGCATTGAGATTGGGGTGACGGGTGCCAGGCCGGATGAGGTGAGCTTACCCAGTACGGCAACAGACCTCAGTCACGATACTTTAATGTTGTCTGGGAGTTCCCTAATCTACAATGGTGTGACTGTCCGTAATGGATTGATCCCCTTTGATTTGGATACATTGGCTACTGGTGCCAGGATTGGGGTGATGAGAAATGGggattttatccattttatgaTAGATGGAGTTGATCAGGGTCCAGCTTATGAGCTGCGAACGTCAAATTTGTACGCCGTTATTGATCTCTATGGGCAATGTGCTCAGGTGAGCATCTCTACGCCACAACTCGATATCCGAGCACCATATGCCACTAGTGAAAATTCCCAGAGCCTCCAGGCTACGTCGGTGATTCAGCCGGCGTTGGAGGCCAAACATCGGTGGTCATGCATCTCGGGAAATATCTCCCTGTCTCAAAACTGGACAATGGCCAATCGCTGTGTTAATGCTGCTGCTGCTCTCTCACATGGATTGGCCTTTTCGGAGCATCCTCTAGCTGTTGGGGAGCAATTTGAGATTAAGATCACGGAGATCAATCAAATGTATGCTGGAAGCTTGAAGTTCGGCGTAACGGATCTCAATTTGACGGATGAACATGTTCGAAAGAATATACCAAGTACGATCAAGAGGATTCCAGCTAATGTCTGGTATGTCTCGTGCAATGAAGTAAGGCACAATGGTGGCTTGATCAATAGATCATTGGCCTCTCTGGAATGGCTTCGAGTGGGAGATCGTCTAACGCTGGAATTGACTCCGGCGAGGACTCTGCATGTTCTCCTGAATTCCGAAGACATGAACATAACTTTCCATGGAGTTTCAACGGATGTTTACGCAGTGGTAGAGCTGATTGGCTCAACAATGGCTGTACAG GTGATTTCTCGGTCCCAAGGTGCTTCTTCCCCACTTCGACCTTGTAGCTTGCGTCTCCAGGATTCCCTGGAATTTGGCGTGGATCCATTAAACAAGCAAGATTCAATGTTGGAGTCTCTAGACTCGGATATGCTGGCATTTGAATTTGCTGAGTTGCATGGGAAGAATGTGCAGCTATCGGAAGACAGGAAGAGTGCCTGGAGGACTCAGGGGTACAACAATGGGGTGGTTTTTGTCAATAAACCACTGTGCAAGGGTCAAAGTGTCAGTATACGCGTGGAAGAGATTTCGCCAAACTGGAAAGGGACAATTTTGGTTGGTGTTGTGGGAGTTTGTCCGACATCAAGTCATCTGCAGATTCCTCAAAGTGCCATCAATATGAAGCGACCCTGTTGGATATTTGCTGAAGACTACGTCAATATCAATGAGAATAAGATGCAATCGTCCTATGCAGCTGTTCTGGAAAATATCCAGAGAGGAAGTGTCATTACACTTCTCAATCATGCTGGAAGTCTCATCCTCATGGTAAATTCAACTACGTTGGAAGAATTGGCAACAGGATTGCCTCATCATGTTTATCCGGTATTTGATATTTATGGGAAGTGTGAGAAAATTTCCTTGGTAAATGCTGAAATTATGCGCAATGGAAGTCCTTTCAACGAGGAGGCTTCCCTACAGAATACCCTTGAAGCTACAGGGCCAGAATCTGAATCCAATGTGCCACAGTGTGAAAAGGCAGATCTGGAGGTGCATGAGAAGGAAACAGAGACTTCGCTGCCGCCAATAAATGCTCCTGGAAGTTCTTCAATGACCAGATCTGTGATGGAAAGTGTATCTGAGAATCTCCTGATGAACATCTCCATCAAGAATCGCTCAATGGAAGCCAGGAATGACTTGACAAATTCCTGCTGTCTCCGAGAATCTCTGCAGCTGCAGCATTCGACAAATCTCAATATTCAACGCAGTCAGAGTACTCAGAGATTTCACAATCAAGAAGATACAACCAGAGCCTATTTTGAGCCACCAGAGGCAGCAGCACCTGAAGTTAACAACGATTCTAACTATTTGGAGGTGGAAGTAGAGGAAAATCGAACGGAAGTTCAGGCAGATTCACCGGGAAGTTCAGCTGGAGCAGTTGGCGGTCAAAGATCAGCTAATAATTTCATCATTGATCTGGATACACTGCTCACGGACAATCGAGATTGTGAATATAGGAAGATGGTTAGTGAGTTCAAGAAGACTCTGGTACTTCCAGATGCCTTCTTCAGCTACGACTATCCCACGTGCTATTGCGCTGACTGCGCCATAACACCGCTGGCTTTCGTGGTGAGGGGATGGGTGAGATTCAAGTTGAATCAGGAGACGTGCAATTCAGGAGGATTGAGCACTGAATGCACAGACTGGACAACGGCCTTTTACCTCAGTCGTGTGGACAGAATTCGGCCAATTCTTGATCGAGGGCATTTACTTCCACTGG ATTCCAATGAACCGAGTGTGGCTCAGTCACAGAAAGATGATTCTGGTCCTGGGAAGCATATAATACTCAGTGCTACACCAAATGTTGTTCCGATATTTGCTAAACACAC gttCACTTTGGGAAATACTCGTGTGGCGACTTCTTTTGAGGTCCGGGTGCGCACTCAGAGTCTCTGTGGGTATAAGGAGGAGGATGAGGAGGAAGATAACAGTCCGGAAGATGAGGAGAAACTTCCAACTGATCGTCAAGTGGTGCAACTGTGGACAACCAAAGAAGCAGGAGCATGCATCATAACTGCACTTTTGCTGAAAATTGACTCAACTGGGCCGACTGGATgctaa
- the LOC129800231 gene encoding uncharacterized protein LOC129800231, translated as MKVAVILGVFLIISEFNLCLTWCLKSLGVQECDFNLLHISVYNFRAFLSVQSRDVRQIPTLVETSWPEKLLSFVARGFPSNSAHSPANKCQRIIQSYRTGVDCHGRLWMVDSGSWECPPKIIVYNLKSPWNNEIHRHVFENATEGIFTSLSIDPVDHAGRFTRAYLTVRGRLLYLYDQSQNSLHLTDIRGIREMEFQENDIIHMETDIIGNLMGKGHSLIADSKNFLYYIIPKDGVVVKWNIKKPLTAENHEILHFQSQEMIGLLFSFQESLWVINAHAIGDNHSHRIHSD; from the exons ATGAAAGTCGCAGTGATTTTAGGTGTGTTCCTCATCATCTCAGAGTTTAATCTCTGTTTAACGTGGTGCCTAAAGAGTCTTGGTGTCCAAGAATGTGACTTTAACTTGCTTCACATCTCAGTGTACAATTTCCGGGCATTTCTTTCTGTCCAGAGTCGAGATGTGAGACAAATTCCAACTCTTGTGGAAACCTCATGGCCAGAGAAGTTACTCTCTTTCGTGGCACGCGGATTTCCCAGCAACAGTGCTCACAGTCCAGCGAACAAATGCCAGAGAATTATACAGAGTTACCGAACTGGAGTTGATTGTCATGGGAGATTGTGGATGGTGGATAGTGGTTCTTGGGAATGTCCTCCCAAGATTATTGTGTACAATCTCAAAAGTCCTTGGAACAATGAGATTCACCGACATGTCTTTGAGAATGCCACAGAAGGAATCTTCACTTCTCTGAGTATCGATCCTGTGGATCACGCAGGAAGATTCACAAGGGCTTATCTCACAGTGAGAGGGA GACTCTTGTACCTCTACGATCAATCCCAGAATTCCCTGCATCTCACGGACATTCGAGGGATTCGTGAGATGGAATTCCAGGAAAATGACATAATTCACATGGAAACAGATATAATTGGGAATTTGATGGGCAAGGGACATTCACTAATTGCAGATTCTAAAAATTTCCTCTACTACATCATTCCTAAGGATGGAGTTGTTGTCAAATGGAATATAAA GAAACCTCTGACAGCAGAAAATCATGAAATCCTCCATTTTCAATCCCAAGAGATGATTGGTCTACTTTTTAGCTTCCAGGAATCCCTCTGGGTTATCAATGCCCATGCCATTGGGGACAATCATAGTCACAGAATTCATAGCGATTAA